A window of the Eubalaena glacialis isolate mEubGla1 chromosome 9, mEubGla1.1.hap2.+ XY, whole genome shotgun sequence genome harbors these coding sequences:
- the ZNF658 gene encoding zinc finger protein 658 codes for MNIAQGSVSFEDVTVEFTQDEWQYVGPAQRTLYKDVMLENYSHLISLGYCIIKPQVIFKLEHGEEPWSSEEEFLNQKYPGYCRVDVHIEENREKQEKPLWQVVFIDNKILSKEEQKVLEKPFNLNITPDFSGKMPSKHDSCRMNLPVVSELILSDRNYSRNKTDYINVCEKLQLYIQHEKTHTGEQCYKYNENMEALSYVKDHHKFQTLEQSFECNEYGKVLHDKTICVTAKSSVTGEDSCKDNEFRGNCDKAALFNHMRTGTRKKCFDLNECGKSCEYNEVHMALAHYECNESGNNFSRNSPLTQPQRTVTGQGAFESSKCEENLSQSSGHIVHQKTQTRDTFCVYNGFTNTFYQKLDFTVHQRTHKEEKFCQCDKYEKSSRQNSALSVHQQCDTGEKSFELTECRKSFYQKAHLIQHQRTHPGEKPYECEECGKSFCSNSHPVHYPGTHMGVNLYECNECGRTFADNSTLRAHQRIHTKEKPFKCNDCERSSAHNSALRAHQRIHTGEKPYECNDCEKTFAHNSTLRAHQKIQTGVKLYKCNECGKTFSQKTRLSTHQRIHTGEKPYGCSECGKTFSQKSYLSGHERIHKGEKPYECNECGKTFVYKAALIVHQRIHTGEKPYECNECGKTFSQRTHLYAHQRTHTGEKPYECKECGKTFGDNSALRAHQRIHKGEKPYECSECGKTFSKTSHLRAHLRTSTGEKPYECNECGKTFSQKSYVSAHQRIHTGEKPYECNICGKPFAHNSTLRVHQRIHTGVKSYKCNECGKTFSQKSHLSAHQRIHTGEKPYECNECGKAFAQNSTLGVHLRIHTGERPYKCYECGKTFVRKAALRVHHTRMHTREKTLACNEFGMC; via the exons ATGAACATAGCTCAG GGATCAGTGTCATTCGAAGACGTGACTGTGGAGTTCACCCAGGATGAATGGCAGTATGTAGGCCCTGCTCAGAGGACCCTGTACAAagatgtgatgctggagaactaCAGCCACCTCATCTCATTGG GGTACTGCATTATCAAACCGCAGGTGATCTTCAAGTTGGAGCACGGTGAAGAGCCCTGGTCCTCAGAGGAAGAATTCCTAAACCAGAAGTACCCAG gaTATTGCAGAGTTGATGTCCATATTGAGGAGAAccgggaaaaacaagagaaacctCTGTGGCAAGTAGTATTCATTGATAACAAAATATTGAGTAAAGAAGAGCAGAAAGTTTTAGAGAAACCATTTAATCTCAATATAACTCCAGATTTTTCAGGAAAAATGCCCTCTAAACATGACTCATGTAGAATGAATTTGCCAGTTGTTTCTGAATTAATTCTTAGTGATAGGAATTATTCACGAAACAAGACTGACTACATAAATGTATGTGAAAAGTTGCAGCTGTATATTCAGCATGAGAAAACTCATACTGGAGAGCAGTGTtacaaatataatgaaaatatggAAGCTCTCAGCTATGTGAAAGATCATCATAAATTTCAAACTCTGGAGCAATCTTTTGAATGTAATGAATATGGAAAAGTTTTACATGATAAGACCATCTGTGTTACAGCTAAGAGTTCAGTAACAGGAGAGGATTCCTGTAAGGATAATGAATTTAGGGGAAATTGTGATAAAGCAGCTCTTTTTAACCACATGAGAACTGGCACAAGGAAGAAATGCTTTGATCTTAATGAATGTGGTAAATCCTGTGAATACAATGAGGTTCACATGGCTTTGGCACACTATGAATGTAATGAAAGTGGGAATAACTTCAGTAGGAATTCACCCCTCACTCAGCCTCAGAGAACTGTTACAGGACAAGGTGCCTTTGAAAGCAGTAAGTGTGAAGAAAACTTGAGCCAGAGCTCAGGCCATATAGTACATCAGAAGACACAAACTAGAGATACATTCTGTGTTTATAATGGATTTACAAACACCTTCTACCAGAAGTTAGACTTTACAGTACATCAGAGAACTCACAAAGAAGAGAAATTCTGTCAATGTGATAAATATGAGAAATCCTCCCGTCAGAACTCAGCCCTCAGTGTACATCAGCAGTGTGACACAGGAGAGAAGTCATTTGAACTTACTGAATGCAGGAAATCATTTTACCAGAAAGCACACCTCATTCAGCATCAGAGGACCCACCCAGGggagaaaccttatgaatgtgAGGAATGTGGGAAATCCTTTTGTTCAAATTCACATCCTGTTCATTATCCTGGAACTCATATGGGAGTCAATCTgtatgaatgtaatgaatgtgggagaACTTTCGCTGATAATTCAACCCTCAGAgcacatcagagaattcacacaaAGGAGAAACCCTTCAAATGTAATGACTGTgagaggtcttctgcccataatTCAGCCCTCAGAgcacatcagagaattcacacaggTGAGAAACCATATGAGTGTAATGACTGTGAGAAAACTTTTGCCCATAATTCCACCCTCAGAGCACATCAGAAAATTCAAACTGGGGTGAAACTCtacaaatgtaatgaatgtgggaaaacttTTTCCCAGAAGACACGTCTTAGTACACATCAGAGGATTCACACAGGTGAGAAACCCTATGGatgtagtgaatgtgggaaaaccttctCCCAGAAATCATACCTCAGTGGACATGAGAGAATTCACAAAGGGGAAAAACcttatgaatgtaatgaatgtgggaaaacttTTGTCTATAAGGCAGCCCTCATTGTCCATCAAAGAATTCACAcaggagaaaaaccctatgaatgtaatgaatgtgggaaaacttTCTCCCAGAGGACACACCTCTATGCACATCAGAGAACTCACACAGGggagaaaccttatgaatgtaaggaatgtgggaaaactTTTGGAGATAATTCAGCCCTCAGGgcacatcagagaattcacaaaggggagaaaccctatgaatgtagtgaatgtgggaaaacttTCTCCAAGACATCACACCTCAGAGCACATCTGAGGACTAGCAcaggggagaaaccctatgaatgtaatgaatgtgggaaaacttTCTCCCAGAAGTCATATGTTAGTgcacatcagagaattcacacaggGGAGAAACCTTACGAATGTAACATATGTGGGAAACCTTTTGCCCATAATTCAACCCTCAGAgtacatcagagaattcacacaggTGTAAAATCCtacaaatgtaatgaatgtgggaaaacttTCTCCCAGAAGTCACACCTTAGTgcacatcagagaattcacacaggagagaaaccctatgagtgtaatgaatgtgggaaagcttttGCCCAAAATTCAACTCTTGGAGTACACCTGAGAATTCACACAGGTGAGAGACCCTACAAATGTTATGAATGTGGAAAAACCTTTGTCCGTAAGGCAGCTCTTAGAGTACATCACACCAGAATGCACACCAGAGAGAAAACCCTTGCATGTAATGAATTTGGGATGTGCTAA